From Brevibacterium ihuae, the proteins below share one genomic window:
- a CDS encoding type II toxin-antitoxin system RelE/ParE family toxin, with protein sequence MIRSFGDKATERLWHREKVPSIDPRVQKATIRKLAQIHAARYLDSLRVPPGNRLEALKGDRAGQHSIRVNDQWRICFTWTDGGAENVELVDYH encoded by the coding sequence GTGATCAGATCCTTCGGGGACAAGGCGACCGAGCGATTGTGGCATCGCGAGAAGGTGCCGTCGATCGATCCCCGGGTGCAGAAGGCGACGATCCGCAAGCTGGCGCAGATTCATGCTGCACGCTACTTGGACTCGCTGCGGGTGCCACCGGGAAATCGCTTGGAGGCACTCAAGGGAGACCGGGCAGGGCAACACAGCATTCGCGTCAACGACCAGTGGCGAATCTGCTTCACCTGGACGGATGGAGGTGCCGAGAATGTCGAACTCGTCGATTACCACTGA
- a CDS encoding TetR/AcrR family transcriptional regulator — MDTRDDTELAPSATLGRRERAKAEKRARILAAARALFEERGFERTSMSEVARAADVAEGTVFQYAATKVELLMMVVDALWGAHERATTTPSLSAFVAPGAATAGGQTADRIAELISPLVTAMRRWSELATWVAREILFGADMPHRRRVLDHVDRLEEQIAARLQDGRADASGAIGAARDGATGTAGEQPGAAAATGARLIVAGVLAELNRSRQGRIDGEDVDVVLRRLIDLVVAGAGAAR, encoded by the coding sequence ATGGACACTCGGGATGACACGGAGCTGGCGCCCTCGGCGACGCTGGGCAGGCGCGAGCGGGCGAAGGCGGAGAAGCGCGCCCGCATCCTCGCCGCGGCGCGCGCGCTGTTCGAGGAGCGCGGTTTCGAGCGGACCTCGATGAGCGAGGTGGCGCGCGCGGCGGACGTGGCCGAGGGCACTGTCTTCCAGTACGCGGCGACGAAGGTCGAGCTGCTCATGATGGTCGTCGATGCGCTTTGGGGAGCCCACGAGCGCGCGACGACCACCCCTTCGCTCTCTGCGTTCGTCGCGCCCGGCGCCGCGACGGCGGGCGGGCAGACCGCGGACCGGATCGCGGAGCTGATCTCGCCGCTCGTCACCGCGATGCGGCGCTGGTCCGAGCTTGCGACGTGGGTCGCCCGCGAGATCCTCTTCGGTGCGGACATGCCGCATCGCCGGCGGGTCCTCGACCACGTCGATCGCCTCGAAGAGCAGATCGCCGCGCGCCTGCAGGACGGCCGGGCCGACGCCTCCGGTGCGATCGGGGCGGCGCGGGACGGTGCGACAGGCACTGCCGGCGAGCAGCCCGGTGCGGCTGCGGCAACCGGCGCCCGCCTCATCGTCGCCGGGGTGCTGGCCGAGCTCAACCGCTCCCGGCAGGGGCGGATCGACGGCGAGGACGTCGATGTTGTGCTCCGCCGGCTCATCGACCTCGTGGTGGCGGGGGCGGGCGCCGCCCGGTGA